The following are from one region of the Streptomyces decoyicus genome:
- a CDS encoding glutathione peroxidase gives MSLYDIPLRTLTGEPASLADYRGKALLVVNVASKCGLTPQYSGLERLQQRYGDRGFSVLGFPSNQFAGQEPGTAEEIATFCSATYGVSFPLFEKTDVNGEDRHPLYAALTGTEDAEGAAGDIQWNFEKFLIDAQGQVAGRFRPRTEPEAEELVSAIEAALPA, from the coding sequence GTGAGCCTGTACGACATCCCCCTGCGCACCCTGACCGGTGAGCCCGCTTCACTCGCCGACTACCGGGGCAAGGCCCTGCTGGTGGTGAATGTGGCGTCCAAGTGCGGTCTGACCCCGCAGTATTCGGGTCTGGAGCGCCTTCAGCAGCGCTACGGGGACCGTGGCTTCAGTGTGCTGGGCTTTCCCAGCAACCAGTTCGCGGGCCAGGAGCCCGGCACCGCCGAGGAGATCGCCACCTTCTGCTCGGCGACGTACGGCGTGAGCTTCCCGCTGTTCGAGAAGACCGATGTCAACGGCGAGGACCGGCATCCGCTGTACGCGGCGCTGACCGGCACCGAGGACGCCGAAGGGGCGGCCGGTGACATCCAGTGGAATTTCGAGAAGTTCCTGATCGACGCCCAGGGCCAGGTCGCCGGCCGCTTCCGGCCGCGCACCGAGCCGGAGGCCGAGGAGCTGGTCAGCGCTATCGAGGCGGCCCTGCCGGCCTGA
- a CDS encoding SRPBCC family protein has product MPGHTENDITIAAPLDLVWDLTNDIENWPQLFSEYASVEVLSREGDKTTFRLTMHPDDNGTVWSWVSERVVDRQNRTVRARRVETGPFAHMDIHWKYAEIPGGTSMHWTQDFAMKPDAPVDDKGMTELINRNSRIQMELIRDRIEQRDRELRSTAVS; this is encoded by the coding sequence ATGCCTGGCCATACCGAGAACGACATCACCATCGCGGCGCCCCTCGACCTCGTCTGGGACCTCACCAACGACATCGAGAACTGGCCGCAGCTGTTCAGCGAGTACGCCTCGGTCGAGGTGCTGTCCAGGGAGGGCGACAAGACCACCTTCCGGCTGACGATGCACCCGGACGACAACGGCACCGTCTGGAGCTGGGTCTCCGAGCGCGTCGTCGACCGGCAGAACCGCACCGTCCGCGCCCGCCGCGTCGAGACCGGCCCGTTCGCGCACATGGATATCCACTGGAAGTACGCCGAGATCCCGGGCGGCACCTCCATGCACTGGACCCAGGACTTCGCGATGAAGCCCGACGCCCCGGTCGACGACAAGGGCATGACCGAGCTCATCAACCGCAACTCCCGGATCCAGATGGAGCTCATCCGGGACCGGATCGAGCAGCGTGACCGCGAGCTGCGGTCCACCGCAGTCAGCTGA
- a CDS encoding SchA/CurD-like domain-containing protein: MTTLSERISQSAFDGSRLRVVLLLDLHEGAQQRFLEAYEHLRNQVASVPGHITDQLCQSIENPSQWLITSEWESAPPFLAWVNSEEHVKMVQPLHSCVRDTRSLRFSVLRETSNIASLAPEPPKGRLQANPRVGDGVVRHALTFTVKPGSESMVAEILAGYTSPEARVDDTTRLRRTSLFMHGNRVVRAVEVQGDLVAALRHISQQPEVRAVEEAINPYLEQDRDLSDPNSARVFFTRAALPAVHHVAAGGAQPDGIRRHALFYPAREGCGMTLAQMLARQDELAADDPACPIAGSTVFQRDDVVVRLIDLRIPIESDPVLALGVRGPRKTAVLRRLLDTEVAGGLSNDRELAHFLERADMALITDRRAPGA; the protein is encoded by the coding sequence ATGACCACGCTGTCGGAACGAATATCCCAGTCAGCCTTCGACGGCTCACGCCTTCGGGTCGTGCTGCTCCTGGATCTCCACGAAGGAGCCCAGCAGCGCTTCCTGGAAGCCTACGAGCACCTGCGCAACCAGGTCGCGTCCGTTCCCGGGCACATCACCGACCAGCTGTGCCAGTCCATCGAGAACCCCTCCCAGTGGCTCATCACCAGTGAATGGGAGAGCGCACCGCCGTTCCTCGCCTGGGTCAACAGCGAGGAACACGTGAAGATGGTCCAGCCGCTGCACAGCTGCGTCCGGGACACCCGGTCGCTGCGCTTCAGCGTCCTGCGCGAGACCTCGAACATCGCCAGCCTCGCGCCCGAGCCCCCGAAGGGCCGCCTCCAGGCCAACCCCCGCGTCGGCGACGGTGTGGTCCGGCATGCGCTCACCTTCACCGTGAAGCCGGGCAGCGAATCGATGGTCGCGGAGATCCTCGCCGGGTACACCTCCCCGGAGGCCCGGGTCGACGACACCACGCGGCTCCGCCGCACCTCCCTGTTCATGCACGGCAACCGCGTCGTGCGCGCGGTCGAGGTGCAGGGCGACCTGGTCGCCGCGCTGCGGCACATCTCCCAGCAGCCCGAGGTCCGGGCCGTCGAGGAGGCCATCAACCCGTACCTGGAGCAGGACCGCGACCTCAGCGATCCGAACTCCGCCCGGGTGTTCTTCACCCGTGCCGCACTGCCCGCGGTGCACCACGTCGCGGCGGGCGGAGCACAGCCCGACGGCATCCGGCGGCATGCGCTGTTCTACCCCGCCAGGGAAGGGTGCGGCATGACGCTGGCCCAGATGCTCGCCCGCCAGGACGAGCTGGCCGCGGACGACCCGGCGTGCCCCATCGCCGGCAGCACCGTCTTCCAGCGCGACGACGTGGTCGTCCGCCTCATCGATCTCCGGATCCCGATCGAGAGCGATCCCGTGCTGGCGCTCGGCGTGCGCGGCCCCCGCAAGACGGCCGTGCTGCGGCGACTGCTCGACACCGAAGTGGCCGGCGGCCTGTCCAACGACCGTGAGCTCGCGCATTTCCTCGAGCGCGCCGACATGGCCCTCATCACCGACCGCCGGGCACCGGGCGCCTGA
- a CDS encoding beta-ketoacyl-[acyl-carrier-protein] synthase family protein, which yields MTRRVAVTGVGIVAPGGVGVPAFWDLLSAGRTATRGITLFDPEGFRSRIAAECDFDPAAHGLSEEQVARSDRYIQFAMVAADEALRNAGLDTEAEDPWRIGVSLGTAVGGTTRLEHDYVAVSNRGARWDVDHRPAGRHLERAFSPSSLASAVAEQIGAHGPVQTVSTGCTSGLDAIGYAFHSIEEGRVDVCIAGASDSPISPITVACFDAIKATSANNDDPAHASRPFDAHRDGFVMGEGGAVLVLEELEHARSRGATIHCEIRGYATFGNAYHMTGLTQEGLEMAEAINSALGHARIDATQVDYVNAHGSGTQQNDRHETAAVKRSLGAHARKVPMSSIKSMVGHSLGAIGAIEIVACVLALTHQVVPPTANYETPDPECDLDYVPKTARELPLRSVLSVGSGFGGFQSAVVLTRQGGRAS from the coding sequence ATGACCCGCCGTGTGGCGGTCACCGGCGTCGGGATCGTCGCTCCGGGCGGAGTGGGTGTGCCCGCCTTCTGGGACCTGCTGTCCGCGGGCCGCACGGCGACGCGTGGCATCACCCTCTTCGACCCGGAGGGGTTCCGCTCGCGCATCGCTGCCGAGTGCGACTTCGATCCCGCGGCCCACGGCCTGAGCGAGGAGCAGGTGGCCCGCTCGGACCGGTACATCCAGTTCGCGATGGTCGCCGCGGACGAGGCGCTGCGCAACGCCGGTCTGGACACGGAGGCCGAGGACCCCTGGCGTATCGGGGTGTCCCTGGGCACCGCGGTCGGCGGCACCACACGCCTGGAACACGACTATGTCGCCGTCAGCAACCGCGGTGCACGGTGGGATGTCGACCACCGGCCGGCCGGCCGCCATCTGGAGCGGGCGTTCTCCCCGAGTTCGCTCGCCTCCGCGGTGGCGGAACAGATCGGCGCCCACGGGCCGGTGCAGACCGTCTCCACGGGCTGCACCTCCGGCCTCGACGCCATCGGCTACGCCTTCCACTCCATCGAGGAGGGGCGGGTCGATGTGTGCATCGCCGGCGCGTCCGACTCGCCGATCTCCCCGATCACCGTGGCGTGTTTCGACGCGATCAAGGCGACGTCCGCGAACAACGACGATCCCGCTCACGCCTCCCGGCCGTTCGACGCCCACCGCGACGGATTCGTGATGGGCGAGGGCGGCGCCGTACTCGTCCTGGAGGAGCTGGAACATGCTCGCTCCCGTGGCGCGACCATTCACTGTGAGATCCGTGGCTACGCCACCTTCGGCAACGCGTACCACATGACCGGTCTCACCCAGGAAGGCCTGGAGATGGCCGAGGCGATCAACAGCGCCCTCGGTCACGCCAGGATCGACGCCACCCAGGTGGACTACGTCAACGCGCACGGCTCGGGCACTCAGCAGAACGACCGGCACGAGACGGCCGCGGTCAAGCGGTCGCTGGGTGCGCATGCCCGCAAGGTGCCGATGAGTTCCATCAAATCCATGGTGGGCCATTCGCTCGGGGCGATCGGCGCGATCGAGATCGTGGCCTGTGTGCTGGCACTCACCCACCAGGTGGTGCCGCCCACGGCGAACTACGAAACTCCGGACCCGGAGTGCGATCTCGACTATGTGCCCAAGACGGCGCGGGAGTTGCCGCTGCGTTCGGTGCTCTCGGTCGGCAGCGGCTTCGGTGGATTCCAGTCAGCGGTGGTACTGACCCGACAGGGTGGGAGGGCATCATGA
- a CDS encoding STAS domain-containing protein, with translation MDEGQYYPRLVGPSHAAGGTTVLELRGELDILAVSVLSDRLDEITGTQGVDLVVDVRAVTFIDCAGLSLLSRARYRTRQRGGRLRLTGVSGGGSVARLLRMTGLTGSFDVVSDEAGAEDEAGPAGSAGPTGSAGLTDAAGTAVA, from the coding sequence ATGGATGAAGGTCAGTACTACCCGAGACTCGTGGGGCCCAGCCACGCCGCGGGCGGCACGACCGTGCTGGAACTCCGCGGTGAGCTGGACATTCTCGCCGTGTCGGTGCTGTCCGACCGGCTCGACGAGATCACCGGTACCCAGGGCGTCGACCTCGTGGTCGACGTACGCGCGGTCACGTTCATCGACTGCGCCGGACTGTCCCTGCTCAGCCGCGCCCGCTACCGGACGCGGCAGCGGGGCGGCCGGCTGCGGCTGACCGGTGTCTCCGGCGGTGGGAGCGTCGCGCGGCTGCTGCGGATGACGGGGCTGACCGGCAGCTTCGACGTCGTCTCCGACGAGGCCGGCGCCGAGGACGAGGCCGGGCCCGCCGGATCAGCCGGGCCCACCGGATCAGCCGGGCTCACGGACGCCGCCGGCACCGCCGTTGCCTGA
- a CDS encoding cupin domain-containing protein: protein MTTHRPRIVDLSETQPNRRRGGDLRAMLTPSAVGATSGFMGMALVQPGERIGEHYHPYSEEFVYVVQGALEVDLDGEPHPLRPDQGLLIPPYMRHRFRNVGDVEARMVFHLGPLAPRPELGHVDTEGTEESTPAAPPERTEPVS from the coding sequence ATGACCACGCACCGCCCACGCATCGTGGACCTCAGCGAGACCCAGCCCAACCGCCGGCGCGGAGGTGATCTGCGCGCCATGCTGACGCCCAGCGCGGTGGGTGCCACGAGCGGCTTCATGGGCATGGCACTCGTGCAGCCCGGCGAGCGCATCGGCGAGCACTACCACCCCTACTCCGAGGAGTTCGTGTACGTCGTCCAAGGCGCGCTCGAAGTGGACCTCGACGGGGAACCGCACCCGCTGCGCCCGGACCAGGGACTGCTGATCCCCCCGTACATGCGGCACCGCTTCCGCAATGTCGGGGACGTGGAGGCCCGTATGGTCTTCCACCTCGGTCCGCTGGCCCCGCGTCCGGAGCTCGGTCATGTCGACACCGAGGGCACGGAGGAGAGCACACCGGCCGCACCACCGGAACGTACGGAGCCGGTGTCATGA
- a CDS encoding acyl carrier protein, with translation MNAQLTLNELAALMKSAAGLTVDPKELANRPDATFTEFGLDSLGLLGIVGELENRQGRTMPTDAERCKTPRDFLDLVNTAQTAQTVKAAKDNVSTTGA, from the coding sequence ATGAACGCTCAACTGACGCTCAATGAGCTGGCTGCGCTGATGAAGTCCGCCGCCGGCCTCACCGTCGACCCGAAGGAGCTGGCGAACCGGCCCGACGCGACCTTCACCGAGTTCGGCCTGGACTCGCTCGGCCTCCTCGGCATCGTCGGCGAGCTGGAGAACCGGCAGGGCCGGACGATGCCGACGGACGCGGAGCGCTGCAAGACGCCGCGCGACTTCCTCGACCTCGTCAACACCGCGCAAACAGCACAAACCGTCAAAGCCGCCAAAGACAACGTATCTACGACAGGAGCATGA
- a CDS encoding GAF domain-containing protein has translation MVAVGSDHDLHRALGRLAETAAALTGARHAALSLHHEDADGLGGPITHGLSPEGEPPAGGSLEVPVQVKGELFGTLSVAGKGYGEEFGDADLHLVRVLATEAGIALSNARMHSAARQRTRWIDGAASVTTALLAGPETGSTTTNALTVVADKGRELAEAATGAVLLPHAAGGMEVVAISTVLSEDVRTEAYRGRIPPRSPVVHQIHAGLAVFSDNFADDPRSISPISRHYGPAMLLPLRSNGRVLGALALCRTSGDRRFGHTERTLANQFAAQAAVALVLADRHRDRERLAVFEDRDRIARDLHDLVIQRLFATGMLLETARRKALVPEVQEEVAQAVDELDATIQEIRTAIIALQQGPPGAPPGLRTRVLREAGAATAALGARPSVQFTGPVDARVDDQSGRELVAVLGDALAAVTASASARPQPTRVEIAVDTTAALPDGRPGIRLTVTCPAGAHRPVTWERPLQGGSGA, from the coding sequence ATGGTGGCGGTCGGCTCCGACCACGACCTGCACCGCGCGCTGGGCCGTCTCGCCGAGACCGCCGCCGCCCTCACCGGCGCGCGCCACGCCGCCCTCAGCCTGCACCACGAGGACGCCGACGGGCTCGGTGGTCCGATCACCCACGGCCTCTCCCCCGAGGGCGAGCCGCCCGCCGGAGGCTCCCTGGAGGTGCCGGTCCAGGTGAAGGGCGAGCTGTTCGGCACGCTGTCCGTCGCGGGGAAGGGCTACGGCGAGGAGTTCGGCGACGCGGATCTGCACCTGGTGCGGGTGCTGGCCACCGAGGCCGGTATCGCCCTGAGCAACGCCCGGATGCACTCCGCCGCCCGGCAGCGCACACGCTGGATCGATGGCGCGGCATCCGTCACCACGGCGCTGCTGGCCGGACCCGAGACCGGCTCGACGACCACGAACGCCCTCACCGTCGTCGCGGACAAGGGCCGTGAGCTGGCCGAGGCGGCGACCGGGGCGGTCCTGCTGCCGCACGCCGCGGGCGGTATGGAGGTCGTGGCGATCTCGACCGTGCTGTCCGAGGACGTACGGACCGAGGCGTACCGCGGCAGGATCCCGCCCCGGAGCCCGGTCGTCCACCAGATACATGCCGGGCTCGCGGTCTTCTCCGACAACTTCGCCGACGACCCCCGCTCGATCTCCCCCATATCGCGCCACTACGGCCCGGCCATGCTGTTGCCGCTGCGCAGCAACGGACGGGTGCTGGGCGCCCTCGCGCTGTGCCGGACGTCCGGCGACCGCCGCTTCGGCCACACCGAACGGACCCTGGCGAACCAGTTCGCCGCCCAGGCCGCGGTGGCGCTCGTCCTGGCCGACCGGCACCGTGACCGCGAGCGGCTGGCCGTCTTCGAGGACCGCGACCGCATCGCCCGCGATCTGCACGACCTGGTCATCCAGCGGCTGTTCGCCACGGGGATGCTGCTGGAGACCGCCCGGCGCAAGGCACTGGTGCCCGAGGTGCAGGAGGAGGTCGCCCAGGCGGTCGATGAGCTGGATGCCACGATCCAGGAGATCAGGACGGCGATCATCGCGCTTCAGCAGGGACCGCCCGGGGCGCCGCCCGGCCTGCGCACCCGCGTGCTGCGGGAGGCCGGCGCGGCCACCGCGGCGCTCGGCGCCCGCCCCTCGGTGCAGTTCACCGGCCCCGTCGACGCGCGGGTCGACGACCAGAGCGGCCGGGAGCTGGTGGCCGTGCTCGGCGACGCGCTGGCGGCGGTGACCGCCTCGGCGTCGGCACGGCCGCAGCCGACCCGTGTGGAGATCGCCGTGGACACCACCGCCGCGCTCCCCGACGGCCGACCGGGGATACGGCTGACGGTGACCTGCCCGGCCGGCGCCCACCGGCCCGTGACCTGGGAGCGTCCGCTCCAGGGCGGGTCCGGGGCCTGA
- a CDS encoding ketosynthase chain-length factor, translating to MSSPKERHSVVTGIGVIAPNGVSTETFWKATVEGISVLDRVTREGCEHLPLKVAGEVRGFDPADLIEERYLVQTDRFTHFAMAAANLAMDDARLGRADYNDSPFAVGVVTAAGSGGGEFGQRELQRLWGQGSRHVGPYQSIAWFYAASTGQISIRGGFKGPCGVVASDEAGGLDALAHAGRTIRRGTDAVVVGAAEAPLAPYSVVCQLGYDDLSTLDDPARAYRPFTSGACGFVPAEGGAMLIVEEETAAVNRGASVRALLAGHAATFTGASLWEESRDGLAHAIRGALEDARCAPEEIDVVFADALGVPAADRAEALAIADALGRHASQVPVTAPKTGTGRAYCGAPVLDTAAAVLAMEQGVVPPTPNVVDVCHDLDVVTGRARPAELRTALVLSRGLMGSNAAMVLRKGSGSPS from the coding sequence ATGAGCTCCCCGAAGGAACGTCATTCCGTCGTCACCGGCATCGGTGTCATCGCCCCCAACGGGGTGAGCACCGAAACCTTCTGGAAGGCGACGGTGGAGGGCATCAGCGTCCTCGACCGCGTCACCCGTGAGGGGTGCGAGCATCTTCCGCTCAAGGTCGCCGGCGAGGTCCGGGGTTTCGATCCGGCGGATCTGATCGAGGAGCGCTACCTCGTCCAGACCGACCGGTTCACCCACTTCGCCATGGCGGCGGCCAACCTCGCGATGGACGATGCCCGCCTCGGCCGTGCCGACTACAACGACTCGCCGTTCGCGGTGGGGGTCGTCACGGCTGCCGGATCGGGCGGCGGCGAGTTCGGCCAGCGGGAGCTGCAACGGCTCTGGGGCCAGGGCTCCCGCCATGTCGGCCCGTACCAGTCCATCGCCTGGTTCTACGCGGCGAGCACCGGACAGATCTCCATCCGCGGCGGCTTCAAGGGGCCGTGCGGAGTCGTGGCCAGCGACGAGGCGGGCGGTCTGGACGCCCTGGCGCATGCCGGCCGCACGATTCGGCGCGGCACCGATGCCGTCGTCGTGGGCGCCGCCGAGGCGCCCCTGGCCCCCTACTCGGTCGTCTGCCAGCTCGGCTACGACGATCTGAGCACGCTCGACGATCCGGCCCGCGCCTACCGCCCGTTCACCAGCGGTGCGTGCGGATTCGTGCCCGCCGAGGGCGGCGCGATGCTGATCGTCGAGGAAGAGACGGCGGCCGTGAACCGCGGGGCGAGTGTCCGGGCCTTGCTGGCCGGGCACGCCGCGACCTTCACCGGGGCCTCCCTGTGGGAGGAGTCCCGGGACGGGCTCGCGCATGCCATCCGGGGCGCACTGGAGGACGCGCGGTGCGCCCCGGAGGAGATCGATGTGGTGTTCGCGGATGCGCTCGGCGTCCCCGCGGCCGACCGGGCCGAGGCGCTGGCGATCGCGGACGCCCTGGGCCGGCACGCCTCGCAGGTCCCGGTGACCGCACCCAAGACCGGCACCGGGCGGGCGTACTGCGGCGCCCCCGTCCTGGACACCGCTGCCGCGGTGCTCGCGATGGAGCAGGGCGTCGTGCCGCCCACCCCCAACGTCGTCGACGTCTGCCACGACCTTGACGTGGTGACCGGCCGGGCCCGCCCTGCCGAGTTGCGGACGGCGCTGGTGCTGAGCCGGGGACTCATGGGCTCGAACGCAGCAATGGTGCTGCGGAAGGGCTCCGGGTCCCCCTCGTGA
- a CDS encoding FAD-dependent oxidoreductase, with the protein MNPTAEDRVPVLVVGGSLVGLSASLFLGRLGVRHLLVEKHSDTSRHPRGRGNNVRTMELFRVAGAEQPIREAASTLADNHGILQTPSLTGDDQEWLFKEIDPGGGLARISPSAWCLCSQNDLEPVLVRCAREQGGDLRFSTELSSFEQDSQGVRATLRNRETGELTIVHADYLIAADGPRSPVRERLGFGQTGPGDLFHNVSITFRAPQLAEVVGDRRFIACYLTNPEADGALLPVDNQADWVFHAPWHPDRGETLEDFTDERCIDHIRRATGVPDMAVEITGKAPWHAAERVAERYASGRVFLAGDSAHEMSPTGAFGSNTGIQDAHNLAWKLAAVLNGSAGPELLETYEAERQPVARETSARASARSAEHSHPGYAPAPGAGGGRQRGVLTVALGYCYPQGAVVGADPELPVVPDQMRLTGEPGTRAPHMWLRAGGERRSTLDLYEKSFVLLTGSEGEMWRTAAKGAVERFSLGLDCYLIGTGPDDDLAPEDGVDWAEKHGTTSEGAVLVRPDGFVAWRAEGRVADPEAALLEVLEALLCRS; encoded by the coding sequence ATGAATCCCACCGCCGAAGACCGGGTGCCGGTACTCGTCGTGGGCGGGTCCCTGGTCGGCCTGTCCGCGTCGCTGTTCCTGGGGCGCCTCGGTGTCAGACATCTACTGGTCGAGAAGCATTCGGACACCTCCCGCCACCCGCGCGGCCGGGGGAACAACGTCCGCACGATGGAGCTGTTCCGGGTGGCCGGGGCGGAGCAGCCGATCCGCGAGGCCGCCTCGACCCTGGCCGACAACCACGGGATCCTCCAGACACCTTCGCTCACCGGCGACGACCAGGAGTGGCTGTTCAAGGAGATCGACCCGGGCGGCGGGCTGGCCCGTATCAGCCCGTCCGCCTGGTGTCTGTGCAGCCAGAACGACCTCGAACCGGTACTGGTGCGCTGTGCCCGCGAACAGGGTGGTGACCTGCGCTTCTCCACCGAGCTGAGCTCTTTCGAGCAGGACTCGCAGGGGGTGCGGGCGACCCTCAGGAACCGGGAGACCGGCGAGCTCACCATCGTGCACGCGGACTACCTCATCGCGGCCGACGGCCCCCGCAGCCCGGTCCGGGAGCGGCTGGGCTTCGGGCAGACCGGGCCCGGCGACCTGTTCCACAACGTGAGCATCACCTTCCGCGCGCCTCAGCTCGCTGAGGTCGTGGGCGACCGCCGCTTCATCGCCTGCTACCTGACCAACCCCGAGGCCGACGGCGCCCTGCTGCCGGTGGACAACCAGGCGGACTGGGTCTTCCACGCCCCCTGGCACCCCGACCGGGGCGAGACCCTGGAGGACTTCACCGACGAGCGGTGCATCGACCACATCCGCCGGGCAACGGGCGTACCGGACATGGCGGTTGAGATCACCGGCAAGGCGCCGTGGCACGCCGCGGAGCGGGTCGCCGAACGGTACGCGTCCGGCCGGGTCTTCCTCGCCGGCGACTCGGCCCACGAGATGTCCCCCACCGGGGCGTTCGGTTCCAACACCGGTATCCAGGACGCACACAACCTCGCCTGGAAGCTCGCCGCCGTGCTGAACGGCTCGGCGGGTCCCGAGCTGCTGGAGACGTACGAGGCGGAGCGGCAGCCGGTGGCGCGGGAAACCAGCGCCCGCGCCTCGGCGCGCTCCGCCGAGCACAGCCACCCGGGGTATGCGCCGGCGCCCGGCGCGGGCGGTGGCCGGCAGCGCGGGGTGCTCACCGTGGCCCTGGGGTACTGCTATCCGCAGGGCGCGGTCGTCGGCGCCGACCCCGAACTCCCGGTGGTGCCCGACCAGATGCGGCTGACGGGCGAGCCGGGCACCCGCGCCCCGCACATGTGGCTGCGGGCCGGCGGCGAGCGGCGCTCGACCCTCGATCTGTACGAGAAGTCCTTCGTCCTGCTGACCGGCTCCGAGGGCGAGATGTGGCGCACCGCGGCCAAGGGTGCCGTCGAGCGGTTCTCCCTCGGGCTGGACTGCTATCTGATCGGCACCGGGCCGGACGACGATCTGGCTCCTGAGGACGGCGTCGACTGGGCCGAGAAGCACGGGACGACGTCCGAGGGCGCGGTGCTGGTGCGCCCCGACGGTTTCGTGGCGTGGCGGGCCGAGGGACGGGTGGCCGACCCCGAGGCGGCGCTCCTGGAGGTCCTCGAAGCGCTGCTGTGCCGGAGCTGA
- a CDS encoding TcmI family type II polyketide cyclase has protein sequence MHHALIVARMAPGSAPDIAEVFKASDRTELPHLVGVSRRTLFQFGDVYLHLIESDRPPGPEIAKVTEHPEFRAVSDKLSAFVSAYDPETWRSPKDAMAQQFYSWQRDGSG, from the coding sequence ATGCATCACGCTCTGATCGTCGCTCGTATGGCGCCCGGTTCGGCTCCGGACATCGCCGAGGTGTTCAAGGCCTCGGACCGTACGGAACTGCCGCATCTGGTCGGCGTCTCGCGACGGACCCTCTTCCAGTTCGGTGACGTGTATCTGCACCTCATCGAATCCGACCGGCCGCCAGGACCGGAGATCGCCAAGGTGACGGAGCACCCCGAGTTCCGCGCCGTCAGCGACAAGCTGTCCGCCTTCGTCAGCGCGTACGACCCGGAGACCTGGCGAAGCCCCAAGGACGCGATGGCCCAGCAGTTCTACAGCTGGCAGCGCGACGGCAGCGGCTGA